tcaagtaatatattttcataaatatattttcttgtatttgtctaagtatgttGTATGTATATTTTGTATCTTCactccttaggagtatttagtgtattttcaagtcctaatacactatctcatataatacatactacatacacatagcacaaatttggtgatcaattaaatatatattttctccaaaAATATATACATGCTTAATATAaattttaatcttgaagaaatcattgTTTCTTAATActaaaaattagggaaaccttggtaaatgtttttagatacatttttagggaataagtttctcaaaaaacttatatatttttctaagtgtcaaaatttgtagaaattttgacagagtttcccctaaaaatggaggtttcccatgtttttaaaacatgtgtttattttcttttaaatcatcatcaacatcaacaattaaTCCCTACGCAACTTTAACATTTCCGAGAGCAAAAATATATACGTTACacactaatcatgaacttgatatatcccgaaaacgcgtagtaacttggtaaagtctttagtggacttagttaccttctgaaacgtatttatttctttaaaaatcattctccTAAATTAATtcagtgtttacaacttgtaaataatttttacaaaaattaaactcttgaactcttcttgtaaataaaatattctcatacttgtcttatttctaaaaataGTGTAAGTGTTTGTAATATTCATGACTTTCAAAAAACCGCTTTTCTAACTTGGTTTCTTTACAAAAATCTTTTGTAACTCTTGGATTTACAAAATCATCAACTCACTAGTTTAGTTATATTTAatggaaaaatcatttttatcaagttcatctttaactagaaggtggttattttatgtaacacataaccactttctaatcttgttaaatcatggttctaaatattatttaacaagatTCTCATGGTGATTAACATCATACAACCAAAATCGTTGCAAATTTAACAACATGTTTACTACAACCTAATACTTCAACATTTCATCTTCAAGTAACCTTTTATATTTTATGCTTCATGTTCATTATTCTTGTTCTTATTTCTTTTGTGTTTTGAACCTACTTATCATACTACGTCTTTTGATCATAAAAACAAGATGAAACAAGGTGTAGcaaggacttactactagcacaaggctagggatgcttctagtgaagaagatgatgaaaaaatgatgatgaGAAAGCAAGAAACAAGTcctttgaagctccacaagttgcAACCTCCTTGAATCACCTTACAAGCTTAGATGGAACTTGAAACTTGGATGAAAATGGTTGTGAAGTGGTGGTGATAGGGGCGGTTATGTGTGATCGAGaggagagagagggagtgagggTGAGGAGTGTGAAGATTGTGAAGTATGGTAGAAGATCATGAGCCATGCTTATAAAGGATTGTTCATATATTATGGCAAATTCTACAAGTAActaatcaaataaaataatgtGATAAAATCTTGCACAAGATTGTGGCATGGTTGTGATGGTCCTTGTGACCGAATCGgttaggtgggggggggggggttggttgtaaCATTTGCAACTAAATTGTAATGGATAGTTAGATTTCAAGTAATATGTTTACATatgttatttatttgatttttagtgggtgttagggtgttcggggatcacgacTAGCCAAGGAATAATAAAACAGTGAGTTTGGCAAAATTTTAGTGTCCAGGGTAATGTCCGGTTGGATACCGTTCCGTtgaagtgtttaattattccgcaAAGTGTCCTTATGTATccttttgtaacccttttaatACCCAACACTTGGGGAAGTATTCTGAGTAATAAAacgtaaattctgcatgatatttatatgtttaaaagctgattatagctgaatttaataaaattctgcacttaaagtgcgtttcgggtgctttttagtgcgtattttagtcTCTGGAGAGCCTATATGtgaacccttgtatgtactcttggttttaatgtattcttgtcattggacctacacctaggctccaattttattgtctgactgctttctgtaGAGTTGTTGGCatattgtgtcttaccggtgagtttactagtatttctgacgcaacgctcttgtTACTGCATAAAGcaattcttgtagtataaaacgtgcatgaattcacttgtatagtatgtaatcagacaatgttgacatttaagcacataattgcagttactaaataataattaaagtgtacggaaattaccggtttggtgccaatTGTCATATAATTTTTGttcaaaaaatataaatattggaggttggtttttgtaaataaaagtgactaaatatgtatttagggaaatatatatttagaagtcaccatgtgtgtgattatttatatactttgtgtattagttatattattttaggacatgaaataatataactcattaaaataccaagaaattacaatccaaaatattaccaaaataccaagaatatgaatatataagttatacacaaaatattagtGAAACCGAACgaaggaatataacttacaagAATATTTCGGAAATTtattcataagtatattttggtaaataatatttggACACCAAGTggatgaaaatatgatttttacaattattacaaagttatatcatatttttgacaaaaagaaaatatattatttttgggtggataaaaatatgtattttcttggaaatattagaagatatattatttttgaaagaaatttatattttctaaacaaaaacgaaatatattatttttggagaaaaaaagtgtgtatatatatatatatatatatatatatatatattccaagttagacttggaaatatattatttttggaacttatatgaaaatacacatatttttgccaaaggaaaattataaataatatttcttaaagtatatattttggaaatatatatattggtgaACTTTTATAAAGGATATGGTGAActttattaaagataatattccgaaaaaattaatacaaaattaagtataagaatacttaatgaatacaataaaaatatgtattctcatacgtataaatacacaccggaatacgatcCCAATACATGGCAACaatatacaaatacaagaatacgaatacacccatccttgggaaggaactACACGTATAATTACATGGAAAGTGTCAAGTTAATACATTgctttaacaattattccaaaaatttaataaatataatttaagttaaaatatttattattttaacaaataattataacatggaataatattgaagatacaaaaacgtaactcaaagacactaactaATACTAAATCAAGGCACAGCCCGCttgtctaatagacattagtacgttgtaggtagtcagGTATATCCGAAGAAGCTTTGAGTTACGGTGCTTACGAagaacgcaagactgtgagttcatgtcccccttttgtTTAACTGTTTTCGTTTTATAAATTCGGGGGTGAAATACGTGTTACAAATGATTAcgattacaaatgaaatgaactgatagatcatgtgagtgggtaggcgttagcttgagaccattaatcctttataaggaccgaggggcatgagtgatagatctatttgggtgttgcgagccccacccatgggtccGCGAGTTGaccgcatgtggtgactatgtcgttccagccgggaggcccggtacgaaatacgcaaaGGATTGAGCCTTCCTACACTGTTGCACACTTGTtgatggccttgcaaaccattaatcgaTCTATTCATATTCacttacaaacatacatacatattttCAATGACtacaaaggtttattcatacacacaaacaaatacatgaactcgctcaacttttgttgatgttttcaaactacatgtatttcagggaattaaaatgtggatctggcgggcgttcggAAGTTTCAAGTGTTGTTAAGAATAagagatgtcatccatggtcttggGGTTTGGTTAGGGTGTCTTATCCTAGACAAGACACCTCTTCCAAATCTTggttttatttaaagtcttttaTTAAGTCCTTGTGGAActttaaacaattcgtatggtTTGTAATTCGAATTTGGAGTCTACGTAtcaaaacaatgttgttatgtttctaaacttatttaatggatgatcatcgagtagttttatcatatagtggTTGTtatgattggatgcaatgatattaagcaagtcacacataatcacgcttccgcaaaagtcttggtgtgacagtttggtatcagagcttcgattgtagcgaactaggattccttatcgagtctagactacaatcattagggctcccacgaaaatgttttttttacaacatgttttcattgcatacacaaaatgcCCAGATctagggaacaaacatttttacaaaaaaaaagagATGAAAGCACGATGCACAGTTACTTGGttggtttagtctgagagactaggtagTTCAGTCTGGGAGACTGTGTAggttagtctgggagactaggaaggatacttgattacatgatttcattactttGACTGCATAATGTAGtggttgatatatgtgcatatgttatgATTGTTATATTACAGGCGGTATGTCGTCTTCAGAGAGCGGATTGTCCGATATCGATGACCCCATGGCTGTAGTCTTAGATGACGAGATTGCACCAGAGCCGAAGATCTTTACTTCGGATACAGAGAGCGACCCAGAGATGATATCagatgacgactttcagccatTTGCGTTGCCTGATTTTGGAGATGATTTACCGATTGCTGATGGTATCCCAGACGAGGATCCTTTTGTTATTCCCATTCCAATTCATGATCATCTTACCATCGGTCTCCCCGATGGTGAGCATGTCGTGGCACCGATCCTTGCTCCCATTCCTCTCATGGTCATCCCACCTGAGGATTGGCCTTTTGATGATCTGCTTGACGATGATTTTGATCTGTTTGTTGATGGTCCTCCCGATGGCGCTCATGGCGATGGAGAGCTCGATGAGAACGTTGTTGATATTCCACTTCTGGGGATTCCCGTTATTGAGATTTCTTCTGATTCTACTTTACACTCTGTCccagattcctttgagtctgtgtCATCTTCCTCCTTACAGGCAGCTGGATTGTGACGTTATGCCACTGACTCTGATGATGAGATGGCGATCTCAGCTACACCGTCTCCTCCACATGACTTTGAGCCTGGACTTGAGCCTGATTTTGTCCCTGTTGAGCAGCCTGTTGATGCACCTGCTGATCCTGAGCCGATACCTGCTCCTGAGCTTTTGCCTGATCATGATCCTATCCCATTTGGCATACCTGACATTGCACCACTCATACCAGAGCCAGTTCCTGCACCCTTTGACCCTCCTGTTATTGAGCCAGTCACTCCTCCACTAGCACCTGCACCTGTTGATGTTGCTCCTTTTCACCCAACGGAGTCTGATGTACACCGTGTCGACCTACCTATTGTTTTCTTGCAGGATATACCCacaccccgtccaggggaaggcaCTTCTAGCCAGCAGCCTAGCCGTGACCCTCATATTTCAGCAGCTTTTCCCCACATACCTCAGTCTGCACCTTATGATCATTTTACTTCTTCACCACTCGATGAGCCACTCAGATGGTTCCCACCTTACACCAATCGCATTTTTTATCCCTACCATCCTTAGGAGTAGCTCATCCCGTTTATAACCAGTAAAGTGCGAGGGATGGTAGGGATCATAAATCGGCATGGTGTAAGGCGGAAACCATCTGAGTGGCTCATCAAGTGGTGAAGAAGTAAAATGAGCAAAAGGTGCAGACTGGGGTATGTGGGGAAATGCTGCTGAACATGGGGATCGTGGCTAGGTTGCTGGCTAGAAGtgccttcccctggacggggtgcgGGTATATCCTGCAAGAAAACAATAGGGAGATCGACATGGTGAACACCAGACTCTCCTGGGTGAAAAAGAGCAACATCAGTGGGTGCGGGTGCAAGTGGGGGAGTGACTGGCTCGATAACAGGAGGGTCAGCGGGTGCAGGAACTGGATCAGGTATGAGAGGAGCAATGTCAGGTAAGCCAAATGGGATAGGATCATGATCAGGCAAAGGCTCAGGTGCAGGTATCGGCTCAGGATCAGCGGGTGCATCAACAGGGACAAAATCAGGCTCAAGTCCAGGCTCAAAGTCATGTGGAGGAGACGGTGCAGCTGAAATGGTCATATCGTCATCAAAATCGGTGGCATAACATCGCAGTCCAACTGCCTGTAAAGCGGAAGAAGTCACAAACTCAAAGTTACCTGGGACGGAGTGTAAACTAGAATCAGAAGAAATCTCAATAACGGGAATCCCCAGAAGTGGAATAGCAACAATGTCCTCATCGAGCTCTCCATCACCATGAGCGCCATCAGGAGGACCATCAACAAACAGATCAAAATCATCGTCATcgaattacctgaaatacatgtagttttgaaaacatcaacaaaagttgagtgagttcatgtatTTTTTTGTGTGTATGAATAATCCTTTGTAGTCATTGAAAAGATGTATGTATGTTGGTAAGTGAAAATGAACAGAtcgattaatggtttgcaaggccatcaACAAGTGTGCAACGGTGTAGGAAGGCTCAATCCTTTGTGTATTCCGTACCGGGCCTCCCGGCTGGAACGATATAGTCACCACATGTGATCAACTCGCggacccatgggtggggctcgcaacacccaaatagatttatcactcatgcccctcacTCCTTATATAGGATTAATGGTCTCAAGCtaacgcctacccattcacatgatctaacagttcatttcatttgtaatcgtaatcatttgtaacatgtatttcacccccgatgTTATAAAACGAAAACAGTTAAacaaaagggggacatgaactcacagtcttgcgttctTCGTAAGCACTTTAACTCAAAGCTTCTTCGGAtatacacgactacctacaacgtactaatgtctactAGACGAGCGGGCCGTGCCTTGATTTAGTATTAGTTAGTGTCTTCGAGTTACGTTCTTTGTATCTTCAATATTATTCCATGctataattatttattaaaataataaatattttaacgtAAATTAATTATTAAAGGAATATATTAACTTGACATTTTCCACGCAATTATACATGTATTTCCTTCCAAAGGATGGGtgtattcgtattcttgtatttgtatattCTTGCCATGTATtggggtcgtattccggtgtgtatttatacgtatgagaatacgtatttttattgtattcattatgtattcttatacttaatttcgtaTTAATTTTTCCGGAATCTTATCCTTAATAAAagttcactatatatatatatatatatatatatatatatatatatatatatatatatatatatatatttcaaaaatatatattttaagaaatattattCATAAATTTTCCTTTGGCAAAAATATGTGTATTTTCATATaagttccaaaaataatatatttccaagtctaccttggaaaatatatatatatatatatatatatatatatatatatatatatatttatatatatatatatatagacttatttttctccaaaaataatatattccgtttttgtttgagaaaatatatatttctttcaaaaataatatatcttctaatatttccaagaaaatacatatttttatacacccaaaaataatattttttcttcttgtcaaaaatatgatataactttgtagtaattttaaaaatcatattttcatccacttggtgtccaaaatattatttaccaaaatatacttgtgAATATTATTTCCGGagtattttgtaagttatattccttaGTTCGGTTTCACCATTATTTTGTGTATAACTTGTATATTTCttccttggaattttggtaatattttggattgtaatttttggtattttagTGAGTtgtattatttcaagtcctaaaataatataactaatacacaaagtatacaaataatcacacacttggtgacttctaaatatatatttcctaaatacatatttagtcacttttacttatgaaaaccaacctccaatatttatatttttgtaacaaaaatcatggcaaagtttatgtgagaaatttatggtttaaaatacacttgtaaatatttgtttggaaatatttttctaagtgtttaatttttagaaaaattttgccatagtttcccctaaaaatggaggtttccatactttcaagcatatcattttcttttgtaaaaaatcaacataatcaatccacaatcaataATAAACAACCTTCACTTAAcaattttgccaaaaacaagcataatctactacatcatgaacttgaatatttgtaaaaatttgtagtaacttactagtgttcttAGTAAGCCTTGTTACCTTCTAAAGTGTGATtgattctttaaaaacttcatttttaaagaagattgatctttacaacttgtatttgtatttttcaaaaatgtttcttccttaatttttttttcttgttacacatatACTTCTAcactttattaaccaccaaaaataaggtttatttgtttaaaaacCAAGGTCAAGTAAatcttatatttttaacttggtttcttgagaaatcatccatgaaattttagatctacatgattaacaacttactttgatcattattttacaagaaaaccacacattctttcaagttcatgcttctcATGAGGATGATCCATTTACTTGTATCATGTTCATCCTCtaatcttgctagattatgtttttaatcatgatctagcaagatcatatgatgatcaacatcattttcaCAAGCAAACAATGGTCAACAAGTATATCATCACATAAACAACTTAGTTTCTTCATTAttcaagcttatgttcaagtttacttcttgtgattcttagtgttcttcatgattaacATTATgaatcttcttttaaccacttaaaatagaagtaaaatgGAAAGATCAAAgctcttaccactagctcaaggctagggatgatcaagagaagaaaacatgtcacaccctcaaattaccacatagggtgtgtccctgttaggcgtgtgaccactagtaatgagccaccaattacattgaatccataagtttaaaaatAGAGTTTCATCATTTGATAGTaataaaacccaaacataagtaacTCAAAAACCATCAAGTTCAGTGGAAGCATTATTGTATCATAAAGTAATACTAATCAACATGATAAGTAAGTGTTTAACAAATGAGCCCAACAGTGTGACCATGACCACTCCCGTCCTCCAGCTAGCAAGCTCCTGTTTCCATCCCCTaatgacctgcgagcatgtaacaagtgtatcagacaaagctggcgagttcacagttttagaaaacgtttgttaccagttgtatgtaaaacagttcactgacaaatgcaagtaatattgttaatatctcaattccgaacaagacggctcctgaagtacatgactgccctttcccacgtactcctatctagtactgggcccgactgggtcattagtacACATCCGTCCTtcctaggagcggtgtgagggtgccaaacctaagtagcgctaccaactaatacccgttaccctctaGGTAACAatataagggacttacaagaatgataggtgagaatattaaccaatatacccgtttttacccaaaagacttatccctccacgggatacccactgactgtccccaaccactgggacgcatgctcgaatgtagtgaactcacctttggttgctcggtatgattagaTATTCGTTTACGTTCACAGTTGGTCAATCAAGTCCTAATATTATTACCATTAGGAATCAGTTTCACATGTAATTATCCACACATTTGATAAACACAGATCGTACATGTATTTACACTCATTGTTTCACGTATCATAACAATGCTCATGTATTCATAACTTTCATCCCATACACATAGTAACACACAATCATCACACCTATCCTATGGGCCATAACGGTTTATCATACAAACATGTCTGTCGCTTATCATCGTAAAACCTCGTATCACTAAATATATCTTTTCGCTATTCACATAATGTAAAACTAAACAGGTTCGTGGCCCATTATTACTAGTCTCGACTGGGCTCTGTGACAAGGCCCAACCGAAACTTGTGTTCCCCCCCCGGCCCAACCGTAATCACCATGCTTATCAAGCATTCGATAACAGCCTTGCATGTGTCACTCCCCACAGTTTCTTAATTAAAGCAATTGATACGATTCAACCTCCTTGACTAGTTCCGACACACATTCAGGAGGTGCACATGGGCCAATTAGATTAAATCACAATTTTACAAGAGCCATCATTACTTACATGTGCACATGAATTTATGAGATCAAGATCACAAATAACGTGGCCACCGTTTACATCCATCATTTACATATGTGTGCACATGGATTCAAGGTTTACTACTATTATGAAAATCATTATTTACCATCTACTGGACCTTTCATCAATTAATTCATATTGTCAATCAGCATGTATGCGCATAACAAATAATCAAATTATAACTAGCATGTTGTAAAATTACTAACTAGATCTTTGATTAATCGGAATAGGATATCACGAGTGGGGGGTCTTGAGGTCTGCCGACTTGATCACCAAGAGAAGTAGGGTTTGTCTATTGTTTAGAGTTTTTATTTAATCCAACTACAAGTTACGTACATATATCATATGATGGTTTGGGGCGGTTTAAGTTATTGGCTGAAgtaatgggctcaagcccaatcCATTTAAGCCATCGAGGAATCAGGGAGGGAAGTTGTGTGATGCTTGGGAATTATGAAGTTATAAATAAAATGCACATGCTATCAAGTTGCAATTAAAATGTAGTAACTAAATGTGAATAGGTGGGCCGGTCATGAGGTCTGTTGGGCTACAAGGCACATGGCTGCTCGATTCTAAAATACAAGGTGGGTCTCGAGTGGATTGGTTCTTGGTCCGAAGCAAGCTCAGGTTGTCTTGTAATCGACTACAGGTGCGGCCCTAGATTAGTGGCCGAACACTAACAACGTTATTATGTGTTACCTATCATTCTATAATTAGCTTAACGAAGTTATCATAAATTAGAATATTAACGCGAAGAAGAGAGATAATAAAGAGTTAAGATCACCGTATTCAACGTTGCTAACCTcaagggttcgagttgtcacatcatccccaacttgaaagaaatttcgtcccgaaatttgacaagtagaCACAAAGGAGTGAGGTGAGAAATCAAGATTGCTGCGGGTTTGGctcaggtgtcacatcatccccaacttgatgaggaatttcgtcccgaaattcaccagcttCACCAGATTTAGACTTTTCTTTAGGAAAGAGGtgtggatacttgagcttcatttggtcctctcgctcccacgtgaactccggtccacgtcttgagttccaacgaactttaacaattggaatacgactgtg
The sequence above is drawn from the Helianthus annuus cultivar XRQ/B chromosome 12, HanXRQr2.0-SUNRISE, whole genome shotgun sequence genome and encodes:
- the LOC110893501 gene encoding SH3 domain-containing protein C23A1.17-like, whose protein sequence is MAISATPSPPHDFEPGLEPDFVPVEQPVDAPADPEPIPAPELLPDHDPIPFGIPDIAPLIPEPVPAPFDPPVIEPVTPPLAPAPVDVAPFHPTESDVHRVDLPIVFLQDIPTPRPGEGTSSQQPSRDPHISAAFPHIPQSAPYDHFTSSPLDEPLRWFPPYTNRIFYPYHP